One genomic region from Apteryx mantelli isolate bAptMan1 chromosome 7, bAptMan1.hap1, whole genome shotgun sequence encodes:
- the NKX2-3 gene encoding homeobox protein Nkx-2.3, with translation MMLPSPVTSTPFSVKDILNLEQQQDPHYAAQLPHHLDHHFHPAACLLAAADGARFSDGEEEEEEEKLSYLSPMAAPGGQADARISADNYVHAVLRGSCEAPGPGEELDPAARDPKSCVLKKPLEAAEKPEEAERPKQRSRRKPRVLFSQAQVFELERRFKQQRYLSAPEREHLASSLKLTSTQVKIWFQNRRYKCKRQRQDKSLELGGPAAPPPPRRVAVPVLVRDGKPCLGGSQGYSSAYNGPYSYNGFPAYGYGNAASYNPGYGCTYPAGTGGASMQAACSPAAAAGPFVNVGGLGGFGGGGQPLHQAAAGPSCSQGALQGIRAW, from the exons ATGATGTTACCGAGCCCCGTCACCTCCACCCCCTTCTCTGTCAAAGACATCCTCaacctggagcagcagcaggacccGCACTATGCGGCCCAGCTCCCGCACCACCTGGACCACCACTTCCACCCCGCCGCCTGCCTGCTGGCGGCCGCCGACGGCGCCCGCTTCTCCGAcggcgaggaggaagaggaggaggagaagctctCCTACCTGAGCCCCATGGCAGCGCCCGGCGGACAGGCGGACGCGCGGATCTCCGCCGACAACTACGTGCACGCCGTGCTGCGCGGCTCCTGCGAGGCCCCCGGCCCGGGAGAGGAGCTGGACCCCGCGGCCCGCGACCCAA AGAGCTGCGTCCTGAAGAAGCCGCTGGAGGCGGCGGAGAAGCCGGAGGAGGCGGAGAGGCCGAAGCAGCGGAGCCGGAGGAAGCCGCGCGTCCTCTTCTCCCAGGCACAGGTCTTCGAGCTGGAGCGGCGGTTCAAGCAGCAGCGTTACCTGTCGGCGCCGGAGCGGGAGCACCTGGCCAGCAGCCTCAAGCTCACCTCCACGCAGGTGAAGATCTGGTTCCAGAACCGGCGCTACAAGTGCAAGCGGCAGCGGCAGGACAAGTCGCTGGAgctgggcggccccgcggccccgccgccgccgcgcagggtgGCCGTGCCCGTGCTGGTCCGCGACGGCAAGCCGTGCCTCGGCGGCTCGCAGGGCTACAGCTCCGCGTACAACGGGCCCTACTCCTACAACGGCTTCCCCGCGTACGGCTACGGCAACGCCGCCTCCTACAACCCCGGCTACGGCTGCACCTACCCGGCGGGCACCGGCGGCGCCTCCATGCAGGCCGCCtgcagcccggccgcggccgccggccccttCGTGAACGTGGGCGGCCTGGGGGGcttcggcggcggcgggcagcccctgcaccaggcggcggcggggccctccTGCAGCCAGGGCGCACTGCAGGGCATCCGGGCCTGGTAG
- the GOT1 gene encoding aspartate aminotransferase, cytoplasmic: MAASIFAAVPRAPPVAVFKLTADFREDGDARKVNLGVGAYRTDEGQPWVLPVVRKVEQMIANDASLNHEYLPILGLPEFRANASRIALGDDSPAIKENRIGSVQSLGGTGALRIGAEFLRRWYNGNNNTATPVYISSPSWENHNSVFVDAGFKDIRTYHYWDAAKRGLDLHGLLDDMEKAPEFSIFILHACAHNPTGTDPTPDEWKQIAAVMKRRFLFPFFDSAYQGFASGSLDKDAWAVRYFVSEGFELFCAQSFSKNFGLYNERVGNLTVVGKDADNVQRVLSQMEKIVRTTWSNPPSQGARIVATTLASPQLFAEWKDNVKTMADRVLLMRSELRSRLESLGTPGTWNHITEQIGMFSFTGLNPKQVEYMIKEKHIYLMASGRINMCGLTTKNLDYVAKSIHEAVTKIQ; the protein is encoded by the exons atggCCGCCTCCATCTTCGCCGCCGTCCCGCGCGCCCCGCCCGTCGCCGTCTTCAAGCTCACGGCGGACTTCCGGGAGGACGGGGACGCGCGGAAGGTCAACCTGGGCGTGGGCG CCTACCGCACGGACGAGGGGCAGCCATGGGTCCTCCCGGTAGTGAGGAAAGTGGAGCAGATGATTGCCAACGACGCCAGCTTGAACCACGAGTACTTGCCCATCCTCGGCCTGCCCGAGTTCAGGGCCAATGCCTCCCGGATTGCGCTGGGTGATGACAGCCCTGCCATCAAGGAGAACCGG ATCGGAAGTGTACAGTCCTTGGGTGGGACAGGTGCTCTGCGTATTGGAGCAGAGTTTCTGAGACGATGGTACAATGGAAACAACAACACGGCAACCCCTGTCTACATCTCCTCTCCGTCCTGGG AGAACCACAACTCTGTGTTTGTGGATGCTGGCTTTAAAGATATTAGAACTTACCATTACTGGGATGCTGCCAAGAGGGGACTGGATCTCCATGGTCTGCTGGATGACATGGAG AAAGCCCCAGAATTCTCCATCTTCATCCTCCATGCCTGTGCACACAACCCAACAGGCACTGACCCTACTCCAGACGAGTGGAAGCAGATTGCTGCTGTTATGAAG CGCCGGTTCCTGTTTCCATTCTTCGACTCGGCATATCAAGGTTTTGCCTCTGGCAGCCTGGACAAGGATGCCTGGGCTGTGCGATACTTTGTCTCCGAGGGCTTTGAGCTCTTCTGTGCACAGTCGTTTTCCAAGAACTTTGGGCTCTACA ATGAGCGTGTGGGGAATCTGACTGTGGTGGGGAAGGACGCAGACAATGTGCAGCGTGTGCTTTCCCAGATGGAGAAGATCGTGCGCACCACTTGGTCCAACCCTCCCTCCCAAGGAGCGCGCATTGTGGCAACTACACTTGCTTCCCCACAGCTCTTTGCTGAGTG gaaggACAATGTGAAGACTATGGCAGATCGGGTCTTGCTGATGCGTTCAGAGCTCCGGTCTCGCCTGGAGTCCCTTGGGACCCCAGGCACCTGGAACCACATCACAGAGCAGATCGGCATGTTTAGCTTCACAGGGCTTAACC CTAAACAGGTGGAGTACATGATCAAAGAGAAACACATCTACCTGATGGCCAGTGGGCGCATCAACATGTGTGGCCTGACTACCAAGAACCTGGACTATGTGGCCAAGTCCATCCATGAAGCCGTCACAAAGATCCAGTGA